The proteins below are encoded in one region of Thermodesulfobacteriota bacterium:
- the zwf gene encoding glucose-6-phosphate dehydrogenase, which translates to MAQENNCVIVIFGASGDLTKRKLMPAIYALYRQKLLPKNFAILGTSRSPYSDEDFRKKIIADIKTYAKLKREDQKQLVPFSKHLYYSALDATDISHYESLKDKLQTIDKKLKIGGNYIYYLSTSPSLYTAIATNLGKTGLQVEGKNSSWKRIIVEKPFGRDLKSAKKLNQDLQSIFDEDQIYRIDHYLGKETVQDIFALRFSNGIFEPLWNRNYVSHIEITAAESIGVEERGGYYDHYGAMRDMIQNHLLQVLGTIAIEPPSFFNATDVRNETVKIFESLRPIKSSQVNKYAVQGQYVASKIKGKQVLGYRQEKDVAPDSRTATYVALKLYIDNWRWGDVPFYIRTGKYLPTRVTEVVVHFKKTPHHLFTKTELCEATPNQLIIRIQPDEGILLKLGMKKPGAGFDIKEVGLDFHYSDLADAYIPEAYERLILDCILGDATHYARADAVEACWKFVDPILKAWEKGNKIKMYGYPAGTWGPPEASKLFDHPDQDWRYPCKNLAHDGEYCEL; encoded by the coding sequence ATGGCACAAGAGAATAATTGCGTAATTGTAATATTCGGAGCTTCAGGTGACTTAACTAAACGAAAATTGATGCCGGCGATCTACGCGCTTTATAGGCAAAAACTGCTGCCCAAAAATTTTGCCATACTCGGCACAAGTAGATCCCCATATTCAGATGAAGACTTTCGAAAAAAGATTATTGCTGATATAAAGACCTACGCGAAACTTAAAAGAGAAGATCAAAAACAGCTTGTGCCCTTCTCTAAACATCTCTACTATTCAGCTCTCGATGCAACTGACATAAGCCATTATGAGAGTTTAAAAGATAAATTACAGACCATAGATAAGAAGCTAAAGATTGGCGGAAACTATATTTACTATCTCTCAACCTCTCCAAGCCTCTACACAGCAATTGCAACTAATCTTGGGAAAACAGGGCTTCAGGTTGAAGGTAAAAACTCCTCTTGGAAACGGATAATTGTCGAGAAACCTTTTGGCAGGGACCTTAAGTCTGCAAAGAAATTAAACCAAGACCTGCAGAGCATCTTCGATGAGGATCAGATCTATAGAATAGATCACTATCTAGGAAAGGAAACTGTACAGGATATTTTTGCGCTACGTTTTTCAAACGGAATATTTGAGCCTCTTTGGAATAGAAATTATGTCAGCCACATTGAGATCACAGCGGCTGAATCGATTGGGGTTGAGGAGAGGGGAGGCTACTATGACCACTACGGCGCTATGAGAGATATGATCCAAAACCACCTTCTTCAAGTGCTTGGAACAATTGCAATTGAGCCGCCCTCATTCTTTAACGCGACTGATGTGCGCAATGAAACAGTGAAAATATTTGAGTCGTTAAGGCCGATTAAATCAAGTCAGGTAAATAAATATGCTGTACAGGGTCAATATGTTGCTTCGAAAATTAAAGGAAAACAAGTACTTGGGTACCGTCAGGAAAAAGATGTGGCTCCTGATTCTAGAACTGCCACCTATGTAGCGCTTAAGCTATACATAGATAACTGGCGCTGGGGCGATGTGCCGTTTTATATTCGCACAGGCAAGTATCTTCCTACGCGTGTTACTGAAGTTGTAGTTCATTTCAAGAAGACGCCTCATCACCTGTTTACTAAAACTGAACTATGTGAAGCAACCCCTAACCAGCTTATTATAAGGATCCAGCCAGATGAAGGAATTCTTCTAAAACTCGGAATGAAAAAACCAGGAGCTGGTTTTGATATAAAAGAGGTAGGACTTGATTTCCACTATTCAGATCTGGCAGACGCGTATATCCCAGAAGCCTATGAGCGTCTTATACTCGACTGTATCCTAGGTGATGCAACGCACTATGCAAGGGCCGATGCAGTAGAGGCGTGCTGGAAATTTGTAGATCCTATATTAAAAGCTTGGGAAAAAGGTAATAAAATCAAGATGTATGGTTACCCCGCAGGCACATGGGGCCCGCCGGAAGCATCAAAGCTCTTTGATCATCCGGACCAAGATTGGCGTTATCCTTGCAAAAACTTAGCCCATGACGGTGAGTACTGCGAGTTGTAA